The genomic DNA ACCCGTTCGGCGGGGGCCGGCGGGGCGCCCGCGTCCAGCCGGGCCAGCAGGAGCAGTTCCTCCGTCAGACCGCTCAGCCGCCGCGCCTGCCGGCCGGCCGCGGACACCACGGCGGGCCAGTCGGCCCGGTCGGGGTAGGCGGTGGCCACCTCCAGCCCCGCGAGCAGGGTGGCGAGCGGGCTGCGCAGTTCGTGCGCGGCGTCCGCCACGAACCGGCGCTGTGCCGTGGCCGCCTCCTCCAACCGCTGGAGGGTGGCGTTGATGGTCAGCGCCAGTTCCGCCACCTCGTCGGCGGTGTCGGGTACCTCCACCCGTTCGCGGGGGTCCGCCGCGGTCACCGAGGCGGTGCGCGCCCTGATCGCCTCGACCGGCCGCAGCGCCCGCCGCGTGGCCAGCCAGGCCACCCCGGCCACCAGCGCGGTCGCGAGGGGAACGGCCACGACGAGTTCCCGGTCGAGTTCGCCGACCGCCCGCTCGGCATCGTCCGGGACGATCAGGACGTACACCCGGACCCGGGCGCCGGCGGCCACTCCGCGCCCCTGCGTCTCGCCGGGCAGGTAGGAGGCGGGCACCGTCCCCTCGACGGTGGTCAGGGTCTGTCCGGACAGCGAGCGGGCCGCCGGCTCGGCCACGGCGGGGAACGTGAACCGGCGTCTGGTGTACAGGGGCAGGCTCCCGCCCCGGCCCGGGCCCGTGAGGAACGCGTGGCCGTCCTTCTCGTACGGCTCCAGCTCGGGACTGGACGCCAGGAGCATGCCGTCGCCGGCGACGATTTCGTACGGTGCTCCCCAGGGGCCGCTGATGGATGAGTTGGCGGTGGCGCTGAGAAGGGTGGTGACCTGCTGCTGGGCCACCGACGAAGTGGCCCGCAGCCGCTCGTCGTACAGCTGATGCCGCATCAGCAGGGCCCCGGAGGTGAAGAGCACGGCCGCGGCGAAGGCGGCGGCGAGCGCGGAACGCGCCCGCACCGAGCGGGGGAGAACCCGCAGCGAGCGAAGAACCCGTACCGAGCGTGGGAGTAGGCGGGCGCGCTGAAGCCGGCGGAGCATGCCGGGCGGGGACGCGGGTACCAGGGCGCGGCGCCCGTTCGGATCCCGGCCGTTCGGATCCCGGCCGTTCGGGACGTCAGTCACCGGAGTTCCGTCCGGCACCGTCCCACCGCCCGGCCGGGGGCTCCTGAACGGCGTCTTCCTCCGTCTCCCCGCGGTCGTCGACCAACCGGTAGCCCACCCCGCGCACCGTCAGGAGGGACTGCCGTCCGAAGGCCGTGTCGATCTTCCGGCGCAGGGCGCTGACCCGGACTTCGACCAGGTTGAGGTCCTCGGCCTCGTCCGGCCAGGCGTGGTGCAGGATCTCCGACTTCGTGACCGCTTCGCCCGGCCGCCGCGCGAGCACCTCGGCGACTGCGAACTCCCGGGGCGTGAGCGGTACGGCGACGCCCGACCTGAGGCAGGTTCTGGCCGCCACGTCCAGGACCAGGTCGCCCACCGCCAGCAGCGGGGAGGCCGCTCCCCGCGCCCGGCGCATGAGCGCGCGCAGCCGTGCGACCAGGACCAGGTAGGTGAACGGCTTGGTGACGTAGTCGTCGGCGCCGGTGTCGAGGGCCTCGGCCTGGTCCCAGTCGCCGTCCTTCGCGGTGAGCACCAGCACGGGGGTGGTGATGCCCTCGCGGCGCAGCTGGGCGCAGACCCGGTAGCCGTTGAGCAGCGGCAGCATCAGGTCGAGCACGACGACCGCGTAGTCACCCGTGCGGGCCTTCCACAGGCCCTCGCGGCCGTCATGGGCCACGTCCACGCGATAGCCCTCGGCCGTCAGCCCGAGGCGCAGCGTCTGCGCCAGTTCGCGCTCGTCCTCCACCACCAGAATCCTCACCCCGCCAGCCTGGCACAGGCTTCCGGCGGCTCCCTGACCGCTTCGTCAGGTTCGGTCAGGGCCCGGTCAGCGGCTCTCCGGCACGGTGTCCGGGCCCCGGAAGGGTGCTTGGCGCGCCGGCCCACCGCGCGGCGAGCGCCGCACCGGTGATCCGCCGGACGAAAGGCCCCGACATGCCGACCCGCCTGACCGCGCTCCTCTCCCCGTCCCGCCCGTCCCGCCCGTCCCGCGACGACGCGGCCGGGCCCGTCGCCGGAACGGCCCGGCCAGCGCGGGGCGCCGGCTGGGCGACCGCGCTGTCGCTCGCCCTGGTGTGCTTCGTGACGTATGCGGCGCTGTCCGTGCGGCTGCACCAGCGGATGCTGACCACCGGCTACGACCTGGGGATCTTCGAGCAGGCGGTACGGTCCTACGCGCACGGGCACCTGCCGGTGGCCGAGCTCAAGGGACCGGGGTTCCCGCTGCTCGGCGACCACTTCTCGCCCGTGCTGGCCCTGCTGGCACCGCTGTACCGGGTCTGGCCGGCGCCGGTGACCCTGCTGGTGGCGCAGGCCGCGTTGTTCGCGGTGGCGGTGATACCCCTGGCCAGGTGGGCCGAGGAGGTACGCGGCCGGCGGGCGGCGCTGGTGGTCGGTCTCGGCTACGGCGCCTCCTGGGGGGTCGCACAGGCGGTCGGGTTCGACTTCCACGAGGTGTGCTTCGCGGTGCCGTTGCTGGCGTTGTCCCTGACGGCGGTGGGCCGTGGCCGGGCGCGTGCCGCGGCCCTGTGGGCGCTTCCGCTGCTGCTGGTGAAGGAGGATCTCGGGCTGACCGTCGCGGTCGTGGGTCTGCTGATCGCGCGCACCGGCGAGCGCGACGACCGCAGGAGGGGGGGTGCCCTGGTCCTGGCCGGAGTGCTCGGGTCCTTCCTGGAGATGCTGGTCGTGATACCGGCGTTCAACCCCGGCGGCACGTTCGCGTACAGCTCCAGCGTGCCCGGCGCGGGGTCCGCCACCCCGGGCGCCGGCGAGTTGCTCCTCCACTACACGGTGGGACTGGTCACCCCGGACACCAAGGCGCAGACGGTGCTGGCCCTGCTGTCCGTGACCGGGTTCCTGGCCGTGCGCTCCCCGCTCCTGTGGGCGGCCCTGCCGACGCTCCTGTGGCGCTTCGCGTCGGACAACCAGGCCTACTGGGGAACCGGCTACCACTACAGCGCGGTCCTGATGCCGGTGCTGTTCGCCGCCTTCGTCGACGCGCTGACCCGGCCCGGACCGGTGCGGTACGCGCTGGCGGCGAGCGCGGCCGTCACGGTGCTCCTGCTGCCCCAGTTCCCGCTGTGGCAGCTGACGCAGCCCGCCACCTGGCACACCGACTCCCGGCTCGCGTCCGCCCGGCGGCTGATGGACCGCATCCCGGACGGCGCCACCGTCGCCGCCTCCAACCGGCTGGTCCCGCAGCTCACCAACCGCGCCCGGGTCAGCGTGTTCGGCCTGGGGGGCAGCCGTCCCGACGCGGAGTGGATCATCGACGACAGCGCGCAGCCGCAGGGCTGGCCGATTGCACCCGACGACGACCGCAGGCTGCTGTCCGAGGTCCGGAACAACGGCCGCTACCGGACCGTCGCGGACCAGGACGGCTACGTTCTCCTGCAGCGGCGGCCCTGACAGAGCCGCAGGCCGGCGACGCCGTGGAGCTCGTGGCGCCTCCTACGCCTGTCCTACGCCTGCGCCCGCCCCTGTTCCCGTACCTGGGCGAGCCGTTGGACGCCGAGGCCGAGGGCCGTCCGGTGGCGTCCGCCGGGAAGGTGCCGGGGGCGCCGGCGGTGAGGACGATCGCGGAGCAGCCCGGCAGCCCGCTGGGCTCATGACGCGTTCTCCGGCCACAGTCCCCACCCCGGGGCTGCGGCGGTGCCCGGGCTTCGCTCGAAGATCACCTCTTGCCGGGCCGTTCACCGACTGTACGTAGCTGAGACGCGGCGTGTGCTGGGCTCCCACGGCCCAACACACGCCGGGATGGACAGAGTTGGTGCCGTATACCGTGGCCTCGTCACCTGTCGTCCGAGGAGTTCACCTGTGCCAGATGAGACAGACGAGTCAGAAGAGACCATGCTCACCCACATTCCGCCAGACGGGGTCGCCCCGGGGAACGGCTACAGCCATGTGGTTGTGGGCGAAGGCCGACTGGTCGTCATCTCCGGGCAGGTCGCACTGGACGAAAAGGGAAATGTGGTCGGGAAAGGCGACGCCGCCGCCCAGGCCCGTCAGGTCTTCGAGAACCTGCGGCGCTGCCTCGCGGCAGGCGGCGCAACGTTCGCCGAGATCGCCAAGTTCACCTTCTACGTCACCGACGTCGCCATACTGCCGGAGGTACGGGCCGTCCGCGACGCGCACATCGACACCGCGCGTCCGCCTGCCAGTACCGCAGTACAGGTCGCCGCCCTGTACCGGCCGGAGCTCATGCTGGAGGTAGAAGCCCTCGCCATCATCCCCTGGTGACTCGGCAAGCCTGTGGCCGGGCGGTGGGACGGGTTGCTCATGACCTTCGAGTGAACCCGCCGCGGCCCGGGCATCACCGCAGCTCAGGGATTGCGGCGAGCGGCATCACGCGAAGAATCTCAGCAGGATCACCGATGGACGGGGGCGGGCTCGCTTTGTGAACGCGCGGTTCGAACGGACGGCGGCCGGCTGCCGCCAGGCCCTCAGCCTCACCGCCCGGACCCTCACTGCCCCGCCGCGCAGCCGCGTTCTCCCGGCCCAAAGAGCAGACGTCCGGCCGGGGAAGGGAATTCACCAGCTTCTGAGCAGGATCCACCGGGCTTCATCAGGCCGGCCGGGCACCGGCAACCGTCCGCTCCTGTCCTGGCGTTGTACGGAGTCCGGCGGCGGCGCGCGGGCAGACGCAGCCGGCCGGGCGGCCTGACCGTCACCCCTCAGGCGCGGAGATCTTGGGCGCTGGGCGCCACCGGGCCGAGAAGGCCGCAATTGCCGCCCGGACTGAAGGCCGGGATCCCTTGCGAAGAACAAGGGATGGGAGTGCTCTGTGCGGTGAGGGGCGAGGGCGCCGCCGGGCGGGTCGGCCTCACCCCCTCGCAGGGCGCCGGCACGCGCCGTCGCGGCCCACGACGCCGGGAGGTCCCATGCCCCAGGACATCGACTTCGGCCTCCCCGCGCCCGCGGGGATCAGCCCCGGCCTCGAGGCCACACGCCGGCACAACCTCGGCTGGGTGCGCCGTCTGGGTTTGGTCGGCGACGGACCGTCCCTCGCCTGGTACACCTCCTGGGACATGCCGCGTCTGGCCGCCTGCGGCTTCCCCCACGCCCGGGGCGCCGCGTTGGACCTGTGCGCGGATGCGATGGCGTTCTTCTTCGTCTTCGACGACCAGTTCGACGGCCCTCTCGGCCGGGATCCGGCCCGGGCTGCCCGCGTCTGCCGGCGGCTGACCGGCATCGTTCACGGCGCCGGCCCAGGGCCTGGAGCGGACGCGTGCTCGGCGGCGTTCGCCGACGTGTGGGCCCGCAGCACCGACGGCGCCCACCCGGGCTGGGTGGCGCGTACCGCGCACGAGTGGGAGTACTACTTCGCCGCCCAGGCCCACGAGGCGATCAACCGGCTCCGCGGCACCCCCGGCGACATGGAGTCCTACCTTCAGGTCCGCCGGGGCATCGCCGGCACCGATCTGCCTCTCTCCCTGGGCGAGAGAGCCGCCGGGATCACCGTCCCGGCGGCCGCGTTCCACAGCCCGCAGCTGCGGATCATGCGGGAAGCGGCCATCGACGTCACCTTGATGTGCAACGACGTGTACTCCCTCGAAAAGGAGGAAGCACGCGGTGACATGGACAACCTCGTCCTCGTCATCGAACACGCCCGGCGCTGCACCCGCGACGAAGCCGTCACCGCGGCCCGCGGGGAAGTCGCCCGGCGTGTCATCCGGTTCGAGCAGCTGGCCCGGGAGGTACCCGCCCTGTGCGCCCAGCTCGGGCTGAGCGCCGTGGAGCGGGCCCACGTCGACACCTACCTGGGTGTCATGGAGGCCTGGATGAGCGGATACCACGCCTGGCAGACCCAGACACGGCGCTACACCGGCGCGCCACACGTCCTGCCCAGCACCGGCCCCGGGTACTTCGACGAGGTCCTGCCCACGTGAAGTGCTCTCCGGGCCGCCCGCCGGCCGTCGTGGTCACCCGGGGCGCCCACTGTCCGCCGGTCGGCAGGCGGGTGCGCCCGCTCAGGGTCACCGGGGCCGGTATGCGGTGGCCAGCACGGAGACGGTGACCTGGTCGGGCAGGAGGCCGTTTCCGGCCAGGTCTGCACGGTTCAGGTGGCGTGCGCTGGGCGTCATCCCCACCAGGTCGAGGGCCTGCGTCCTGGTCAAGAACGTGGCGTACTCGACCTGTTCGGTACGGGAGGTCTCGAAGAAGGGGGTCAGAGCCGTGAACAGGCGCTGTTCCTTGGCCGGGTCGATCGTGACCAGCGCGGGGACCTGGCCGCGCAGTTCGGCCAGGTGCCGTCCGGTAGGGCGCACCACGACCAGCCGGCCGGTCGGGCGCAGCACCCGGTGGAACTCGGATGGGTTGCGGGGGGCGAACACGTCCAGCACGACGTCGGCCAGCTGGTCGGCCAGCGGGAAGGGACGGACCCAGGTCACCGCTGCGGCTCGCTCATGGGCTCGGGCGGTGGAGCGCAGCGCGCGCACCGAGGTGTCCAGGCCCAGACCACGGGCGCCGGGCAACTGGTCGAGGACGCCGGCTAGATGAATGAGTCCAAGGGGTGTTGTTGCGGTCAGTGACCGTAGGCTGTGAGTGATCGTTTGATGGGCTGTCCAGTTTGGTCGTTGTGCCAGATCGCCGCTGTGAGTGCGAGGATCCGGCACAAGACCCGGGCTGACACTCCTGCAGGGCTCTTGCCGCCGTGTCGTTCCAGGTTGAGCTGCCCCTTGAAGGTCTGATTGATCGACTCGATGACCTGCCGCAGCGGTTTGAACAGGTGTGACCCGGTCAGCTCGGCTTCCCCCTTGCGGGCTGGCCGCAGCAACTTCAGGTGACGCTCGGCAAGGCCGCGCTCGAACTCGCGGCCGAAGTAGTTCTTGTCCCCGATGATCGTCTGCCCGGGGTGAGCGGCGAGGACGTCTGGCGCGGTATCGAGCATGTCGCGCAGTGTTTCGCGCTCGTCCGCCCCGGTGAGTGCGAACAGGACCGGCAGTCCGCCGAGTGTGCACACCAGGTGCAGACGCAGCCCCCAGAAGTATCGCGAGTGTGATGCGCAGTAGCCGTACTGGGC from Streptomyces avermitilis MA-4680 = NBRC 14893 includes the following:
- a CDS encoding sensor histidine kinase, with amino-acid sequence MTDVPNGRDPNGRDPNGRRALVPASPPGMLRRLQRARLLPRSVRVLRSLRVLPRSVRARSALAAAFAAAVLFTSGALLMRHQLYDERLRATSSVAQQQVTTLLSATANSSISGPWGAPYEIVAGDGMLLASSPELEPYEKDGHAFLTGPGRGGSLPLYTRRRFTFPAVAEPAARSLSGQTLTTVEGTVPASYLPGETQGRGVAAGARVRVYVLIVPDDAERAVGELDRELVVAVPLATALVAGVAWLATRRALRPVEAIRARTASVTAADPRERVEVPDTADEVAELALTINATLQRLEEAATAQRRFVADAAHELRSPLATLLAGLEVATAYPDRADWPAVVSAAGRQARRLSGLTEELLLLARLDAGAPPAPAERVDVAALAGRLSEEYAERAGGSPKVDLLVAAPDAATTVFAAPGDLERILRNLLDNALRHAVGRVLLTVARDSAAPGSVLCTVRDDGAGVAEADSERIFERFTRLDESRTRTDGGTGLGLAIARDLAARHGGLLVLAVQPKGSGACFVLRLPAGDPMSIRPRPFKGRGRSARSQRL
- a CDS encoding response regulator transcription factor; this encodes MRILVVEDERELAQTLRLGLTAEGYRVDVAHDGREGLWKARTGDYAVVVLDLMLPLLNGYRVCAQLRREGITTPVLVLTAKDGDWDQAEALDTGADDYVTKPFTYLVLVARLRALMRRARGAASPLLAVGDLVLDVAARTCLRSGVAVPLTPREFAVAEVLARRPGEAVTKSEILHHAWPDEAEDLNLVEVRVSALRRKIDTAFGRQSLLTVRGVGYRLVDDRGETEEDAVQEPPAGRWDGAGRNSGD
- a CDS encoding DUF2079 domain-containing protein; the encoded protein is MPTRLTALLSPSRPSRPSRDDAAGPVAGTARPARGAGWATALSLALVCFVTYAALSVRLHQRMLTTGYDLGIFEQAVRSYAHGHLPVAELKGPGFPLLGDHFSPVLALLAPLYRVWPAPVTLLVAQAALFAVAVIPLARWAEEVRGRRAALVVGLGYGASWGVAQAVGFDFHEVCFAVPLLALSLTAVGRGRARAAALWALPLLLVKEDLGLTVAVVGLLIARTGERDDRRRGGALVLAGVLGSFLEMLVVIPAFNPGGTFAYSSSVPGAGSATPGAGELLLHYTVGLVTPDTKAQTVLALLSVTGFLAVRSPLLWAALPTLLWRFASDNQAYWGTGYHYSAVLMPVLFAAFVDALTRPGPVRYALAASAAVTVLLLPQFPLWQLTQPATWHTDSRLASARRLMDRIPDGATVAASNRLVPQLTNRARVSVFGLGGSRPDAEWIIDDSAQPQGWPIAPDDDRRLLSEVRNNGRYRTVADQDGYVLLQRRP
- a CDS encoding RidA family protein; translation: MLTHIPPDGVAPGNGYSHVVVGEGRLVVISGQVALDEKGNVVGKGDAAAQARQVFENLRRCLAAGGATFAEIAKFTFYVTDVAILPEVRAVRDAHIDTARPPASTAVQVAALYRPELMLEVEALAIIPW
- a CDS encoding avermitilol synthase; amino-acid sequence: MPQDIDFGLPAPAGISPGLEATRRHNLGWVRRLGLVGDGPSLAWYTSWDMPRLAACGFPHARGAALDLCADAMAFFFVFDDQFDGPLGRDPARAARVCRRLTGIVHGAGPGPGADACSAAFADVWARSTDGAHPGWVARTAHEWEYYFAAQAHEAINRLRGTPGDMESYLQVRRGIAGTDLPLSLGERAAGITVPAAAFHSPQLRIMREAAIDVTLMCNDVYSLEKEEARGDMDNLVLVIEHARRCTRDEAVTAARGEVARRVIRFEQLAREVPALCAQLGLSAVERAHVDTYLGVMEAWMSGYHAWQTQTRRYTGAPHVLPSTGPGYFDEVLPT